TTTTCTCAAGTTTTTCCTTAACTTCCGGCGGAATTTCATTTTTAACCATTGAGGTATCTTCAGAATTATGAGTTTTTTTTTTGGCCATTGATTTCACCATATAGTTCTAATTCAGAATATAACGGATATTTAAAAAGGTTGCTAATAATTACACCGCAACTTTTATAAATAAACTATTTACCCTATTTTTATAGATTTTTATAGATTTTTATAGATTTATAACTAAATATTACAAAATGGCGCTTTTAAAGAAAATTTATGGGCAAAGTATCAATGATTTGGATAGAATAGTTAGATTGGGCTATGAACAAGCTAAGCAAGTATCAGGTTCAGACCTTGAAATTGGCGCTGCAATGAGCGCAAGTCCGGGAGATTTAGTCTTATCATACGCAGCACTTAGCCACGCAGGCGTGCAAAAGGATGAAAATCGAGAAGTCAGAGAAAAAGCTGATTTGATTTTTGATATTGTTGATGAATTTTTGGCAAATAACGGATTAAGTATTTCACTATACAAAGCAACTGGTTATACTGAAGTTGAACAAAGAGCAGCTAAAGACAAAGCTAAAGATAGGGCGAATGAATTATTAAAAAAAATAATAGAAAGGGTTGTTAAATTTTATCCAGACCAAAATCTTGCTGCAGCTGCACAGACTACTTTTGATTTTAGAAGCCAAGACCATGAAGGGATGCTGTATGAAAAAACCGGGTTAGATTGGAGACAATTAGTTGAACAATTAAGCCATTTAAGTAACTTATCTAGAGATAATCGAGACTTTCAAAGATTTGTCAGGTATATTGCGCAAAACTCGCCCGATTCTAAAATACAAAAAAGAGCTTTAACTTCAGAGTTTGGTGAAAGCTATGAATGGAATCCGTTACTTGAAAAAGAAGTCAAAGGTTTTGTGAATGCGTTAGGCTATAATTTGTCAAGTCAAATATATAATAATGGTGAATTATGGTCATTATTAGATACGATTGTCGGGCATAGTACATATGATCTAGCATTCGATTTTGAGAGAAGTATTCAAAAAATTGGAAACAAATCTTGTTTAGATTCATTTGTTGGCAGTATATCTGCTAATGATGCAAACATTTTTTTATCAAAAGAGGATGTAAGAAAAATGTCTAAAGAGGATATCGTTAATTTTTATGCAAAATTAAATCATAACGAAGTAAATAAAGAGGCAGGTAAGGAATCAAATGAAATAAGAAAAACTTATCATGCATTGATTAAAGAGGCTTTAAATGGCAGAGAAAAACTTGCAAATAAAGAAGAAGCTGAAGCATTAGCTGATAAGTTATTACAAACATATATTAAAAAAAGGTGGGAAGTTGCAGGAGGCAGTGATAAAGTTGATGCTGCAATGAAAATGTATAAAGAAGACAGGAGTTATGCAACTGTTATATTAACCAGAGATGTAACAGGAAGGGGGCATGGCAAAAGAGAATTTATTAAACAGTTAGCTGAATCAAATGATTTGCCTGAAGATCAATCTGTTAATCGTATTATTGAAAGTCTTGTAAGGGCTTCTGTCAAAGCACAAATTTCTAAAAGAAACCTTGAAGAAGAAGTGCAAGAACGCGCAATGGGTGATAAAGATAAAGATACTGTTAATATAGCGCAAAAATTTGCAAATGCAATGGGTTACAAGATAAATGAAGACGCCGAAGTGGGCGCTGTATTCGGAATAGTGGGCAGAACTATGTACCAAATGAGTTACAATATAGGGGATGATTTTAATAAACTTTATAAAAAATCATCAATTATTAATCCTTAAAAATGGCGGGTTCATCTTTACAAATGGAAAAAATTTCTCAGGGTGCGGAAGCAGTAATTTACAAGGAAGGCAATTTTATAATTAAAGAGCGTATTGTTAAATGTTATAGATTGCTTGAAATTGATGACTCTTTAAGGAAGTTCAGAACAAGAAGAGAAGCCAAGATTATTGATAAATTAAATGAAATAGGTATTTGCGCGCCTAAGCTTATTTCAATGTGCGACAAAGATATGAAAATTAAAATGGAATTTATTGAAGGAATAAAATTGCGTGATTGTTTAACTGTTAAAAGCGCTTATATGATTGGAAAAACTTTGGCTCAAATGCATATTAATGATATTATTCATGGCGATTTAACAACTTCTAATATGATATTAAATAAAGACAAACTTGTCTTTATAGATTTTGGGTTATCTTTTTTTTCTAGCAAAGACGAAGATAAAGCTGTAGATTTGCATTTACTTGATAGGGCGCTTGCTTCTAAACATAATGATATTTATGAAAAATCTTTCGCTGAAGCAGTGCGGGGTTATTCTGAAAATTATCCCGGTTCAAAAACTGTACTTAAAAGACTTGAACAAGTTGAACAGCGCGGTAGGAATAAAGGAAAGTTTTAAATAATCTTATACCTATTATTTCCTTATGAGTATATTTAGCCAATTCAAAAATCTTTTGGGTGTTTCTGGCAATAAAGATAAAATTGATAATCTTAAATCAAATTTTCTTGACTTGTTATTACAAGTAAATAAGTTATTGGAAGGATTAAATAAATTAATTCTTTCAAAAAAGAGCCCACATTTTATTGAAGTAGATAAAATTGTTAAAAATATTAAAACGTTAATTGAACCACTTAGGGACGTATTGGTTAAGCTTGTCGGGAAGAGAAATTCGATTTTAGCGGATATTGAAAAAGAATATGATCAATATCAACAAGATAATGATTTGGAAAGATTAAAACGCATTGATTCACTAGTTTATCTTTATATTTCCGATTTACAGAATTTTTTAGGAAGTTTTATGGAGATTGAAAATACTCATTATGTCAGTCTTAATGCTAAAACATTAAAAAAGGATATTTTAGAGATAGAAATTTTATTAAATTCTTTAATCAGGGAATCTAATAAATTTAGGATATCCTTGGAACAAGAAATCAAAAATAAATAAAAACAAAATTAGGATTTTGCTCCTAATTTATATCTTAATCTTGTCCTTGTTTCTCTTCTTAGGTTTTTACGTTTAGCTACTGCACGCATACTTGGTCTCATTTTTTCGGTTCCTTTGCCCGTATGTCTTAAACCGCGACTTTTTCTTGCTGCGCTTGTAAGACCTCTAAACGCTCTGCCTTTTTGAGCAACTATTTGGCTATAGTAAGCATCATTTTTAATTACAGGGTGTGATTTATCCAATAAAATAACTTCAAACCAATAATTTTTACCATCTTTTCCTACCCAATATGAATTAAGAACTTCGCAGTTTGCCTTATATTTTCTTGCTACCCTTTGCTCAGCAACTACTTGGTAACTTTTTTCAAGGTCAACTCTTGATTTATAGTGTTTAGACTTTCTGCCCTTGCCAACTCTTGAGAGCGAATGTCCTCCGCGTAAAACTCTTTGTCTGATAATTAAAATTCCCGGTTTTGCCTTATAACCCAAAGAACGCGCCCGGTCTAATCTTGTAGGTCTTTCAATTCTAACAGTAGAGGGTTGTCTACGCCATTTGATTAGCCTTTGTTTATTTATTTCGCCTAAATTTTCTTTAGGCTGTTTCCAGAGTTCCCTTATGTATTTGTATAAACTCATTTTTATTTGCCTCCGTTGTTTTGCTATTCTTGGATAATCTCAAGACTGGAATTCAGGCGAGCAAGCCCACATCTTCTTTTATATCGTGTTGACCGCACCAGTTTATAAAGGTTACGGTTATTGATTTTGTTCATTTAAGGCACTTTGTCCTAATTATCAATTATAATTATAATTCATTGAGATTGTAGTTAACAATTTTCTATTATTCATATCTGAATTTTAATTATTTTTAATGATTGCGTGTATTTAGATTTGCCAACAAATTAAATATTTTTTATGTAAATACAATAAAATTTCGATAGGGGTAACTGAATGTATGAAAATTGAAGCAACGCTTAAATAATGGCGCTTTTTGTCCATATTTTATGAGAAATTATATTATTTTGGCCGGAATACTTATATTATTATTTTTATCAAGCGCAGTTTATAGTTTGAATAATGAAAAGGATTCGCCATTTAATCACATACCTGAAAATCAAATAAAGGTATATAATGACAAGATTGTATTAACTATTGAAAATGCGCACTGGGCAAAGTTTGCAGATACTAATTCTATGGACCCTGTTTTTGATATTGAAGCAAATACCATTGAGATTAAACCTTCTCTCCCAGAACAGGTCCATATTGGTGATATTGTATCATATAACTCGGAATTATTGGACAATATAATTATTCATAGAGTTGTAAATATCAGTTCAGATGAAATTGGCTGGTATGCAACGTTTAAAGGCGATAATAATTTGTTTAATGATCCTGAGAAAGTCCGATTTGGACAGATTAATGGTCTTATAGTGGCTATTATTTATTAGAGCTTGAAAATATTCTTATTAATTTTTTTAATAAAAACATAATTGTTTCTGTCCGTATATAGATTACTTTCCGGACGGTGTCTAAAATATAAACATTT
The sequence above is a segment of the Candidatus Woesearchaeota archaeon genome. Coding sequences within it:
- a CDS encoding Kae1-associated serine/threonine protein kinase → MEKISQGAEAVIYKEGNFIIKERIVKCYRLLEIDDSLRKFRTRREAKIIDKLNEIGICAPKLISMCDKDMKIKMEFIEGIKLRDCLTVKSAYMIGKTLAQMHINDIIHGDLTTSNMILNKDKLVFIDFGLSFFSSKDEDKAVDLHLLDRALASKHNDIYEKSFAEAVRGYSENYPGSKTVLKRLEQVEQRGRNKGKF
- a CDS encoding 50S ribosomal protein L15e translates to MSLYKYIRELWKQPKENLGEINKQRLIKWRRQPSTVRIERPTRLDRARSLGYKAKPGILIIRQRVLRGGHSLSRVGKGRKSKHYKSRVDLEKSYQVVAEQRVARKYKANCEVLNSYWVGKDGKNYWFEVILLDKSHPVIKNDAYYSQIVAQKGRAFRGLTSAARKSRGLRHTGKGTEKMRPSMRAVAKRKNLRRETRTRLRYKLGAKS